Proteins encoded by one window of Melanotaenia boesemani isolate fMelBoe1 chromosome 10, fMelBoe1.pri, whole genome shotgun sequence:
- the si:ch211-106e7.2 gene encoding uncharacterized protein si:ch211-106e7.2 has translation MHSFAQMNGQHQQVGLPSHAFQAAAPLAQDATRNRVWSSGHTYNYVTINSSVQPSERANVTSHNGVYSNRQVANWQNSAAPNRTVNSQNGAKSASPLLQMMLQNVHSAENSQTGHSLTAMDGFPATCIKTFYQNSANQNPQNTINKNTTYPQQDAARLQNFHQNSANQSPQNTINTNSVYPHQDTAQLQTFHQYSANQSPQNTINTNFAYPQQDTARLQTFYQNSANQSLQNAVNTNSAYPQQDAARLQTFYQNSANQSPQNTINTTYLQQDMSSCRKSSTAVNIIQRTGVQAGRVASHLQPKVVQQCLYQNANRGLTKGVSAYSTAAASLPHEQVVNSSMLVPAAVHNGQAVQAAHNQIRRQDNTEQRFPPSYLSSQGIATSQSSGTNSMTAQPSNTQTLCASNMSQKTQENKGLTSFPIKNLTNTSSKNIIKQFLARHMGANKLPTCPNVAPQQISRPKDTTDSQCMSPTAGSDGYPPHPPPPYNMHQHVGMARQSNLNMQTVTPVSSSEGFKMNVSQSLSRHSGQSLPQSIVSKALHTVNAQPPHSCFPDVSSVATVENESTRGETDQAYLPNNDVSSGGSSVGSLNNAPQLMNASGTVSSQRIMNIRSYLAKHPETIKLLGYPITVLQNDGSSHSTPSHTGARVVAVVQPLSQENGATFLNTKPCESETNPEKDCISPDVAKNKEVACMTEKSCLHAGNPNQKSSIKAKSNVAILNSSDSEPHNLTSTSEPDVEAAAQNPSEVTASQSCPTEQNKRATPPSPTVPDLSSLPATSWTTKDLTELILKIEKAQKKEEDVSKPQSVKLVHTLWKAGLSTDPNFYKPGWQNDFLSKVEKYCEIHVTEETVVLSELKQHQLKDYHVLKDDEVYSEPPYKSLWLNVNDQLDDIDKEFGFPWVFKHHQYVLDSDSRMDQADSVPEPIANKEPNAVLTESESTGWIEEKQTPSVETPSIPLASPNESESDDLTDSPYSFKIHVLAPDEAKALYERIEKNLHQIDFEELTGAVVNNSAQNVAPKKMDAVKESVELIRSTSDQIDQICCLAKLMEMQSGLRKPSLKCQCQEDQSHPKKNPIPDTESPGKSQEDSCQIISLSGPELCEQICHIIGLTDNEDKHHPSTDQEPIIISEDSNSDQSDVGGSDEDDCQFNREPVLPNEMPNEKAEFVDECAQEALKPAGTMQLSASVISAEQTEVAELSSTENEVSFQMLDQKKDCGEGQLQPKEVVESSLQSKEETQIDEKVTNQTSSSCHLEHGTLVTKQKRQSSLDQCFPSLKESKKCKVPVDPDLQNVSDVQRSASEVKTVELVLFGSAKHEKGALSRNTKSHISSSAKLPYENTPPTVLSVNLNHLRRNSVEAPSAPDYSVKKLIYEKWRKSLPPMSLSMARGHRKKWKIQRSFSAPLYTMSLKRRKQPVPSEMIVSDGNGKCRLKRKRRSLSNWHSPKEVKKRRYSVVLGQPADKERSNTENESQDAMPLQENIVLKFSVLPNTFSFMDGSTWRNETTIPASDKAELAEEKDRTSNKAVKSKVQQWYPPPQKQYQLPVPRNVGLFNEYQKKYKKNQSSPEERL, from the exons ATGCATTCTTTTGCACAGATGAATGGGCAGCATCAACAGGTTGGACTACCCTCACACGCTTTTCAAGCTGCTGCTCCACTTGCCCAGGATGCAACGAGAAATCGAGTTTGGTCTTCAGGGCACACATATAATTACGTAACAATAAACTCCAGTGTCCAACCATCAGAGAGGGCTAACGTCACCTCACACAATGGAGTTTATTCTAACAGACAGGTGGCAAACTggcagaactctgctgctcctaaTCGGACAGTAAATTCTCAAAATGGTGCAAAGTCTGCTAGTCCTTTACTCCAAATGATGCTTCAAAATGTGCATTCTGCAGAGAATTCACAAACGGGACATTCTCTTACAGCTATGGATGGATTTCCAGCCACttgcattaaaacattttatcaaaattCCGCAAACCAGAATCCACAAAATACAATCAACAAAAACACTACGTACCCCCAGCAAGACGCCGCTCGGCTGCAAAATTTTCATCAAAATTCAGCAAACCAGagtccacaaaacacaatcAATACAAATTCTGTGTACCCTCATCAAGACACTGCTCAGCTACAAACTTTCCATCAATATTCAGCAAACCAGagtccacaaaacacaatcAATACAAACTTTGCATATCCCCAGCAAGACACAGCACGGCTGCAAACTTTTTATCAAAATTCAGCAAACCAAAGTCTACAAAACGCAGTCAACACAAACTCTGCTTACCCCCAGCAAGACGCTGCTCGACTGCAAACCTTTTATCAAAATTCAGCAAACCAGAGTCCACAGAACACAATCAACACTACATACCTCCAGCAAGACATGTCATCTTGTAGGAAATCTTCGACTGCGGTTAACATAATACAAAGAACTGGTGTTCAGGCTGGTCGAGTGGCGTCTCATCTCCAACCAAAAGTTGTTCAGCAATGTTTGTATCAAAATGCAAACAGAGGCCTAACAAAAGGCGTTTCTGCGTACAGTACAGCAGCTGCTTCACTTCCGCATGAACAAGTAGTTAATTCCAGCATGTTGGTTCCTGCTGCAGTACACAACGGACAGGCAGTTCAGGCAGCTCATAATCAGATTCGAAGACAGGATAACACTGAGCAAAGATTTCCTCCAAGCTACCTGTCAAGTCAAGGCATTGCAACCTCTCAGTCTTCTGGAACTAACAGCATGACAGCACAGCCATCAAACACACAGACTTTGTGTGCTTCCAACATGAGTCAAAAaactcaagaaaacaaaggtcTAACAAGCTTTCCAATTAAGAACTTGACAAATACTAGctctaaaaacataattaaacagtttttagcCAGGCACATGGGTGCAAATAAGCTTCCTACATGTCCTAATGTTGCACCACAGCAAATCTCCAGACCCAAAGACACCACCGACAGCCAATGCATGTCGCCCACTGCTGGATCCGATGgttatcctcctcatcctcctcctccttacaACATGCACCAGCATGTTGGCATGGCAAGACAGTCTAATTTAAACATGCAAACTGTAACCCCTGTTTCCTCCTctgaaggttttaaaatgaatgtcagCCAGTCCTTATCACGCCACTCTGGACAATCTTTGCCTCAAAGCATTGTGTCAAAAGCACTGCACACTGTAAATGCACAACCTCCCCACAGTTGTTTTCCAGATGTTTCAAGTGTTGCCACAGTAGAAAATGAAAGTACAAGAGGTGAGACAGACCAGGCATATCTTCCAAACAATGATGTGTCCTCAGGAGGGAGCTCAGTTGGATCGCTAAATAATGCACCACAACTGATGAATGCATCTGGAACAGTGTCATCACAGAGAATCATGAACATAAGAAGCTATCTAGCAAAACATCCGGAGACAATCAAACTTTTGGGGTATCCCATTACAGTCCTGCAGAATGATGGCTCTTCTCACTCAACACCCAGTCACACAGGTGCAAGGGTTGTTGCTGTTGTGCAGCCATTGTCACAAGAGAACGGCGCTACCTTTTTGAACACCAAACCCTGTGAATCCGAAACGAACCCAGAGAAAGACTGCATTTCACCTGATGTGGCAAAAAATAAGGAGGTGGCATGCATGACAGAAAAATCTTGTCTTCATGCAGGAAATCCAAATCAAAAAAGCTCCATTAAAGCAAAGTCTAATGTTGCAATTTTGAACTCTTCAGATTCAGAGCCTCACAACTTGACCAGTACATCTGAGCCTGATGTTGAAGCAGCAGCGCAAAACCCCTCAGAAGTAACAGCAAGCCAGAGCTGTCCAACAGAGCAAAATAAAAGGGCTACACCTCCCTCACCAACTGTTCCTGATCTTTCTTCCCTTCCAGCAACCTCTTGGACGACCAAGGATTTAACAGAATTAATACTGAAGATTGAAAAAGctcagaaaaaggaggaagatgTTTCAAAGCCTCAATCAGTCAAATTAGTGCATACATTATGGAAAGCAGGTTTGTCCACAGATCCTAATTTCTACAAGCCTGGCTGGCAAAACGATTTTCTCtcaaaagtggaaaaatattGTGAAATACACGTCACGGAAGAAACTGTTGTACTGTCAGAACTTAAGCAGCACCAACTCAAGGACTACCATGTTCTTAAAGATGATGAAGTCTATTCAGAACCACCTTACAAATCGTTGTGGTTGAATGTAAATGATCAGCTAGATGATATTGATAAAGAATTTGGCTTCCCTTGGGTTTTCAAGCATCATCAATATGTGCTTGATAGCGACAGCCGGATGGATCAGGCCGACAGTGTTCCAGAACCAATTGCAAATAAGGAGCCAAACGCAGTCTTAACAGAGTCTGAGTCCACTGGCTggattgaagaaaaacaaactcctTCTGTTGAGACTCCCTCAATTCCACTTGCCTCCCCAAATGAATCCGAAAGTGACGATTTGACCGACTCACCTTACTCATTTAAGATTCATGTTTTAGCCCCAGATGAAGCCAAAGCGCTATATGAGCgaatagaaaaaaatctgcatcagATTGATTTTGAGGAACTGACAGGAGCTGTCGTGAATAATTCTGCACAGAATGTGGCACCAAAGAAAATGGATGCTGTGAAAGAATCTGTTGAATTGATCAGATCAACAAGTGACCAGATTGACCAGATTTGCTGCCTTGCAAAGCTAATGGAAATGCAATCAGGATTAAGAAAACCATCTTTGAAATGCCAGTGCCAAGAGGATCAAAGTCATCCTAAAAAGAACCCTATTCCTGACACTGAGAGTCCAGGAAAGAGCCAGGAGGACAGCTGTCAAATTATATCATTAAGTGGCCCAGAGCTTTGCGAGCAAATCTGTCATATCATTGGCTTAACTGACAACGAGGACAAACACCACCCATCTACTGATCAAGAGCCAATAATAATTTCCGAGGACAGCAACAGCGACCAGTCAGATGTTGGTGGAAGTGACGAAGATGACTGTCAGTTTAACAGGGAACCCGTCCTTCCAAATGAGATGCCAAATGAGAAAGCAGAATTTGTGGACGAGTGTGCACAAGAAGCGTTGAAACCAGCAGGAACCATGCAGTTGAGTGCTTCAGTCATCAGTGCCGAACAAACTGAAGTTGCAGAATTGTCCAGCACTGAAAATGAAGTCAGCTTCCAGATGCTGGACCAGAAAAAGGACTGCGGAGAAGGGCAACTACAACCTAAAGAGGTGGTAGAGTCATCGCTACAATCCAAAGAGGAAACCCAAATTGATGAAAAAGTTACCAATCAAACATCTTCCAGCTGCCATCTTGAACATGGAACTCTtgtaacaaaacagaaaagacaaagCAGTCTTGATCAGTGTTTCCCATCCTTAAAGgaatcaaagaaatgcaaagtaCCCGTTGATCCGGACTTGCAGAATGTTTCTGATGTTCAACGTTCAGCCTCAGAAGTAAAAACTGTAGAACTGGTTTTGTTTGGCTCAGCGAAACATGAAAAAGGTGCTTTATCAAGGAACACAAAAAGCCACATTTCCTCTTCAGCGAAGTTGCCGTATGAAAACACACCTCCAACAGTTCTGTCTGTGAATCTTAACCATTTGAGGAGGAATTCTGTTGAAGCTCCCAGTGCCCCAGATTACTCTGTCAAAAAGTTAATCTatgaaaaatggaggaaaagctTGCCACCCATGAGCCTGTCAATGGCAAGGGGGCacagaaagaaatggaaaatacaAAGAAGTTTTTCTGCCCCTTTGTATACAATGAGTCTGAAAAGGAGGAAACAGCCAGTTCCATCTGAAATGATAGTTTCTGATGGAAATGGCAAGTGTCGTCTGAAGCGGAAGAGGAGGTCCCTCTCTAACTGGCACAGCCCTAAAGAGGTGAAGAAGAGGAGGTACAGCGTAGTGCTTGGACAGCCTGCTGATAAGGAGAGAAGcaacactgaaaatgaaagcCAGGATGCCATGCCACTCCAGGAGAACATAGTCTTGAAGTTCAGTGTGTTACCCAACACATTCAGCTTTATGGATGGGTCCACCTGGAGGAATGAAACTACTATTCCTGCATcag ATAAGGCAGAACTCGCAGAAGAAAAAGATCGGACCTCCAATAAAGCTGTTAAGTCAAAAg TACAACAGTGGTATCCACCACCTCAAAAGCAGTACCAGCTCCCAGTTCCCAGGAACGTCGGCCTCTTCAACGAGTATCAGAAGAAATACAAGAAGAATCAGTCATCCCCAGAAGAACGGCTGTAA
- the etfbkmt gene encoding electron transfer flavoprotein beta subunit lysine methyltransferase produces the protein MSGLFSTRTCSRCVKRFFKLHTVTDRRISKACHSDEHIRSFIRENTQITGQQSLTPEIKLRLFTPDCRFWRERPELWPFDDPYWAIYWPGGQAVSRYLLDNPEVCRGRAVLDLGSGCGASAIAAKLSGAAHVVANDIDTVASVAIHMNSELNGVKPPACVTDNMIGSEPESFDLILLGDMFYDESLATSLHSWLDRCIKIHGTRVLIGDPGRAQFEGHSIRRLLQHLAQFELPQCVKEENYGLTCSSVWLYHPNL, from the exons ATGTCAGGACTTTTCTCCACCCGAACATGTTCCCGTTGTGTAAAAAGATTTTTCAAACTGCACACAGTGACAGACAGACGGATCTCTAAAGCTTGCCATTCAGATGAGCATATCAGGAGCTTCATAAGAGAGAACACACAGATCACCGGACAACAGAGCCTCACTCCTGAGATCAAACTGAGACTCTTCACTCCTGACTGCCGATTCTGGAGAGAAAGACCGGAGCTTTGGCCTTTTGACGACCCTTACTGGGCCATTTACTGGCCAGGAGGACAGGCAGTCTCGAG GTACCTCCTGGATAACCCTGAGGTGTGTCGGGGTAGAGCGGTCCTGGATCTGGGGAGCGGCTGTGGAGCCTCAGCCATCGCTGCTAAACTTAGTGGGGCTGCTCATGTGGTGGCCAATGACATTGACACCG ttGCATCGGTTGCGATCCACATGAACTCTGAGCTGAACGGTGTGAAGCCCCCTGCTTGTGTGACCGACAACATGATCGGCTCAGAGCCCGAAAGCTTCGACTTGATCCTTCTGGGTGACATGTTTTATGACGAGTCCCTCGCTACCAGCCTTCACAGCTGGCTGGACCGCTGCATCAAAATTCACGGCACCAGAGTCCTGATCGGGGACCCTGGGCGAGCCCAGTTTGAAGGACACAGCATCCGGCGACTCCTGCAGCATCTGGCTCAGTTTGAGCTACCTCAGTGTGTTAAGGAGGAGAACTACGGCCTCACCTGCAGCAGTGTTTGGTTGTATCATCCTAACCTCTGA